The Variovorax paradoxus B4 genome includes a region encoding these proteins:
- a CDS encoding CapA family protein codes for MSVRLFLCGDVMTGRGIDQVLPTPCEPHLFEHWMRSAVGYVELAERESGPIGRRRDAAYPWGDGLDVLRDQRPEVRMVNLETAVTTSEDAQLGKGIHYRMNPAHVACLTAAGIDCCVLANNHVLDWGQAGLGETLATLHAAQLRTAGAGRDLTEAAQPAVMEIGAGRRVLVFAFATPDSGTPEGWAAGASRGGVNFIDRLGLRTADAVAAQTALHRRAGDAVVVSLHWGGNWGFGIPGEERTFAHRLIDAGGADVVWGHSSHHVKGIEVRGGKLILYGCGDLINDYEGISGHGEYRGDLSLMYFPEVDTASGALRALRMAPMRMRRFRLERAPAEGTQWLRTVLNREGRGLRTSVAPDGQGLLALAW; via the coding sequence ATGAGCGTTCGCCTGTTCCTCTGCGGCGACGTGATGACGGGCCGCGGAATCGACCAGGTGCTGCCGACGCCGTGCGAGCCGCACCTCTTCGAGCACTGGATGCGCTCGGCCGTCGGGTACGTCGAGCTGGCGGAGCGGGAGTCGGGCCCGATCGGGCGGCGGCGGGACGCCGCCTACCCCTGGGGCGACGGCCTGGACGTGCTGCGCGATCAGCGCCCCGAGGTGCGAATGGTGAACCTCGAGACAGCGGTGACCACGAGCGAGGATGCACAGCTCGGCAAGGGCATCCATTACCGGATGAACCCAGCCCATGTGGCTTGCCTCACCGCTGCGGGCATCGATTGCTGCGTGCTGGCCAACAACCATGTGCTCGATTGGGGGCAGGCCGGCCTCGGCGAGACGCTGGCGACGCTGCACGCGGCGCAGCTTCGCACGGCCGGCGCCGGCCGCGACCTGACGGAAGCGGCGCAGCCGGCCGTGATGGAGATCGGCGCCGGGCGGCGGGTGCTGGTGTTCGCCTTTGCCACGCCGGACAGCGGCACGCCCGAGGGCTGGGCCGCGGGCGCGAGCCGCGGCGGCGTGAACTTCATCGACCGGCTCGGCCTTCGCACGGCGGATGCAGTGGCTGCGCAGACGGCGCTGCATCGGCGGGCAGGTGACGCGGTGGTGGTGTCGCTGCACTGGGGCGGCAACTGGGGCTTCGGCATCCCGGGCGAGGAACGCACGTTCGCGCACCGGCTGATCGATGCGGGCGGCGCGGACGTCGTCTGGGGACACTCCTCGCACCACGTCAAGGGCATCGAAGTGCGGGGCGGCAAGCTCATCCTCTACGGCTGCGGCGACCTCATCAACGACTACGAGGGCATCTCGGGCCACGGCGAGTACCGCGGCGACCTGTCGCTGATGTACTTCCCGGAAGTGGACACGGCGAGCGGCGCCTTGCGCGCGCTGCGCATGGCGCCGATGCGGATGCGGCGCTTCCGGCTCGAGCGTGCGCCCGCGGAAGGCACGCAGTGGCTGCGCACCGTGCTCAACCGCGAGGGCCGCGGGTTGCGAACGAGCGTGGCGCCAGACGGCCAGGGGCTGCTCGCCCTGGCTTGGTAG